The sequence below is a genomic window from Dermacentor albipictus isolate Rhodes 1998 colony chromosome 2, USDA_Dalb.pri_finalv2, whole genome shotgun sequence.
AGTAATCCAAGCTAAACATATATTAAATGGGTGTGCACTATAATTTAAGCCGTATTACGAACTTCCGTGGTTTCTCACTTTCATTATAAGTATGTCTCCTTCTTTTTATTCGTTCCTTAATGGCTCTGCTCGCAGGCGCATTCACTCTGTCACGATGGAAAAGGATGTTGAAAATATTCACCGTAGGAATTGTATGTTTACCTTTAGACGACGTTCATTCGCAGAATGAATGTCTTCGTCGTGCCGAGTAACCACGAAATCTCCCGACGACCATTCGTTTCCCACCTGGAATATCAGAATCTGAATCAAAAGAGACCCACTAAAAGGAAACACTAAATCAATTTAGACAACGTAttcttaaaaaaattttttttctcgataATAGGTTGGTTATTAGAAGGAAAAATGGACATCAAAGTTCCTTTTTCTTTGTTCGCTTATTTCGCGTTGCAACGCCAGCGCCAGTACGCCATCGTGACGTTGTGCATTTCAAGTTGTCTTTTTTCGCATTTCCGCAAACATGCCATGATCAAtttttggctcctttagaacagaATGTAGTCCATTTCTGCCGATAAACAATGTAAATACGTCTTAGCAGACACCGTCAAAATTAATGACGTCATGACGAACTGGCGCGGGAACTTCTAGGTGGCGCCACCCATCTTTCCTTTATGCGTACTTTCACTAAGACTCTTCTGGCCGTATGTGTGTCGTCTTTGTTATTGCAGGAGGGGGTATAGTGTACTAACtaactatatacatatatatattgcccaGCTACGCCGAAGCGCCCTCTCACGTACTTCGGTCAGGCCACGACGAAGGGTGTCCGCCTCCTGCGACGTAATGATGCCTGCGCGTTTCAACGCCTCGGCGTACGCCTTGCTTCCCTGCAATAAACGGGAATAAACGGATGCCGAAGGCCTCGTATACATATATTTTTGTTATTTACAACAACTAAATGAGCTCAATGGAAATTGGAACCGAGAATAAGGGAAACATATGCAGTGGACTATCGGTAAGATCGACGAAACCGGTTAAACCGAATCTTCGGATAGTTTACCGACAATGTGTGAACATATAGTTGGTTTCCCATGTacacaacgcaaaaaaaaaaaaatccacttacGTGAGTTATAAGCTTTCATGTCCTGAAATCGCACAGTGGGTTATAAGGGCTGCTGTGTACAGTGGCGTCTCTCGTATAGGCGTCGCCCGTGTAAACGTCCCTCATAGGTGCCCTGTCCTGTGGTTTCTCTGTCTTCCGTTGTGCTTGACAATGTTCCACAGAGGGCTCCGAATAAGTTTTTCCGCCTGCGGTTTCCTCCCTAATGCAGCTTCTTAGAAGaacttcttgttgggcgagttggtgcatattagcaaACAGTTTTATAACAGCTCGAACAAACGACCACAAAAGTGTTTCCTCTCGCAGTTGTTTCGATAGATACTTTTCTGTGTAATGGAAGTGAAATCTGCGCAATCCTTCTGTGTATCGGTCTCTGAAACAACGCTCCAACAGACGCGTAGGATACTGGCGAATACCGCAGCTAATCGCAACTTTAGCAGGCACTTagtgaagaagcacggcagtgtGGTCCGCAGCTAAATTTAGCTTGCATACCGTGACGTGAAATCATCCCGTGCACCGCGACAACGACAGTAGTGAAACAGGACAACAGCACGGCGCGCGTAGTGTTATTCCCATAAGCGTATAATACGACAGCACTTCATTCTTTCgccaaataaaaaaagatattttaCCTATCGAGACAACGCCTTTAGAGGCTGTTCAAAGGCGATACATTCTTACTGAATGATTCGAAGTTATTAGGCAGAAGTTAACTGCTTCATAGTTCTCTGAGGCACTACAGTGAATGGACATCCACGCGGATGTTTTGCGACATACTCATTGGGtcttttaagcatgaaatgcttttagcttccGTTTTCGGCGagcttcaagtgaccttgagccaaaagccagagccgttatccgggaactcaaacgagaacatccgggcatcgTTGCGAGAACGAGATGACATCATCCGGACAACCAGTCAAAGGTTAAGAAAATGCGGGCTCTGACCCCCAACTCTTTGCACAGGACCGCATTGCATACGCAAGTTACTGCCCAAATAAgtcacaaaaaatattgcttcgtagttcttcctaatgtttgttcacaataccactcaagctgtaacttctagttagctgaagtttaatttgtcatttccaatagcgaagttcaaaaggcagatacagggccccatacacttcattgtcatctttagGTGCTGAGACCGCGTTGCTTgcgctcttttgaacgccagcggtccgcgagTTCCACGGATCTGGTTTGGcatcgcctcgagagatggcgcttCCTTCAGTCGCTTTTCTTCTACTAGCTGGGCAGCATCCATATGGACCAGtacacagtatggcgtggtgcggtgtgctACAgtgcggtgtggtggggtgtgccattACGAACAAGCCGTagacccattttaagattgtggctagtatcatctccaaccaatctgctttgccggtagccatttcatacTGACATCcaatctcgattacgggagagccagcaatttttccCCTAGACTCCATAAGTGTTGTTATTCTTTACATTCAAATAGAAACTAATATTCGACAACTTCgaatagtgaattctcgaatcgGATATGAATCTAACTGCAATGACTACTAAAGTTGTATCTAAAATATCGAATGTTCGCAGCCTCTTTCTATCTCACTTGGCTCGCTACAGCGCTCACATCATGTTCGAACTTGGACGGCATGGGATTAGCCGATTAGTACAGTAGCGAACTTATTTGTCGTACGCGGTTCTGAAAATAGCTACTCACAAACGTGGAAGCGGTTTCAACTCGCCGAGCGGAGAGCAACCGAAAATGTAAACTGCAATTGCTTCCgtcctttattttcccttttcttttttttttaagcgaagctttttttgcctaaCCTCCGGATTAGTACCTCGGCAAATGTATTCCTGCAGACGAAAGTTACATGTGCGCCGAATGAAAGCACCAGCGAACGGGCACCTAGTGCAAGTTAACGTCCCTTTAGAGACTTTAGTGTAAGTAAGCGCACATCTGTGATGCTTAACAAAGAAATAAATTGCTACATAAAACTCGAACAAATGATATCGGCTCACAAGCATTGACGTAGCAAGAGGGGAGGAGGTTGAACCCCTCCTCGAAGTTTTCTGACACCCTCACCTCCCTTCTCCTTTCTTACAGAACAAAAACTTTCAGAAGGTTGGCTCCGAAAGAGCAACATGGATGAAAGGGGAAgtttgaatgtgaaagcaaggcgAGAGCTTGTGGCGGTCCGTAGGGGAGGGGGAGAGATTCATGGGGGCGATCCCCTCTCCCATGCACAGAAGATTGAGACCCCACTCATGGCGCGCCTCTACTTCATTGTGGATCGTGTTAACCATAACTGATGAGGGTGGATCGGGGCTAAAAATTTCATACACATatgcacatacacatacacaaatGCGTTATACACATACACAAATGCGTTAATTGGACGTTTGCCACATGTGAAGCCACCACCCATACATCAGcacctatccagacgtcaacgcagcgtggacaccgactgtTGAAGGATGCCACGAAAGGCCCTCACCCCGCCCTTTACCTGTCAGCCTGAGCGAAGGATACAAAGGAGGGGAACAACGACGACGATTTGCGAGTCACAGTTAATTAGACGTTTAACAAAAGTGAAATCCACACCAATctatcagcgcctatccagaggtCGACGCCGCGTGGACATCTACTCTTCACGGATCCCACAAAAGGCCCCGATCCCGCCCTTTACCTGTCAGCCTGAGAGAAGGATTAAACATGTCCCTTTATTAAAGCGACGCCTTTTCTACCTTCATTCTCGATGTTTGGCGCGTCTGCTTTGTCGATTTCTTGTCAAGCAATATACGACCAATGCGAGTTTATATCATGATCACTACTTCTGTTGCAGTTATTAGGACCTATAAAGCATTTTATTTTTCTTATAGAACTTTCTATTGCCCTGATACAGGATCGGCAGAGATCTTTATGGGACCTGTACACTTTACTACGGGATCTGTAGGTTTTCCTATTGGACCTATATATCTCGCATAAGACCAAAAGAGATTTCTATTGGAATATTCCCTAGGGTAGGGACGTGCTAAGTTCAAGATAATATATTACAAATGGTGCAATTACAACGCTAAAGCTCACACGATttgttttttgccgcaagttcAAACAcgcacaaaaggaagacacatagaagACAACACGGGTGGACTAAAATTAAGATTCTTGGCCGAAGTAGAATTCAAACAGCACGTGAGCTAACGGAAGCttactatataaaaaagaaaggtgcaagcTGCATTGGCGATACATCTGTCTTTCTTTGCAAATCGGAAACGATATTGTTTGACCGCTGGATAACGTAGATTTGTGAAGAGCCTGGGCATGCTTGTATGCTTAAATATATATTCATGGGTCACAGCCAaactaaatcagttggaagtgtcgcccgtgttgtcttctatgtttcttcattttgtgtgtgttttaatttgccgcaaaaaaaacatgtcttttagcaagcaccaaccaggccaacaagcagttctgttgctcacacgatttacacacacacacacacacacacacacacacacacacacacacacacacacacacacacacacacacacacacacacacacacacacacacatatatatatatatatatatatatatatatatatatatatatatatatatatatatatatatatatatatatatggtggctAACGTATATGCAACATGTTGTTGTTGTGGTCTCAAATGGTTCATGCCAACGTGGGTGATCGTGGCTACACCGGAGATAAATACAAGCGTAGTTTCCAACAAGAAACTTTACGATAAAAAAGTGCACATGCGTTCACCTCTATGTCTTCTTTCCACAATCTTTGGTCGTAAGTGATGGAGTTACTAAACTTTAACATAGCTTCACTGGTCTTCCCAGAAAAGCGCCCACCCCATAGCTTATtctgaaaaagaaataagaatagCATAGTTTAAAATGATTGTACAAACGTTAAATGTGCTTATTGTGCGGAAAGACTTCTACGAGGCAACAGATCTACTTACAGTCTCCATTGCTGCTATCCGTTGGGCCTTCGCTCTCGCGTTTACCGTTAGCTTCGCAGTGCGATGGGCGATAAATGATATAGACGTTCAAGAGCAGCGGCACAGCGGTATCTAATCTCTAACCGAGCGGAaaacaggaaaaaacaaaaacgaaactgAAACAAAGTACGATTACTTTTCAGTCAAGCCAAGCTCCTAGACAATCAAAATATTGAGCCACAAATGCGAAGAAGATGAATTCAAAAAACGGGAAGTCCATTCTCTGAAGTTTCTCTTCGTTTTTTTCCCCCCTTCGCGATGTCAAAGCGTGATTTTTGCTCTCTAATCTTGCCGCAGCGAGTACGTAAGCGTCTTCAGGAGGCCAGCATCGAAGATGACGACGACCTAGTGGCATCCGGCCCGTCTTTCACTGCTGAGGCGGCATTGGTTCTTGAGCGACGGCGGGAGACCCCCATCTTCACGTTTAACACCGCTTCAGATTGTCTCAAGCGAAATGAGAACTTGCACCGCATAGCGACATGGGTTCCCAGCATCGACGCTATGCTTGATGGAGGCATTCCTCGGCGCAAGATAATCGAAGTGACCGGCGCCGCCGGCACCGGGAAGACCCAGTTCTGCATGCAGGTAACGGCGTCCAACGAATTGTCGAAGAAATCGACCGTATACGTAGATTCTAAGGGAGGTTTCACGATAGCGCGGTACAAAGAAATCTTGGCGGGAACTTCGAGAAGGCAGGAGTGCGCCCTTGATCCGTGCGGCGGAGCCAGCCTGCGCTACACGTTGTGCGATTCGTGGCAACAACTGGTGTCCACAGTTTGGCTATTGCCCGACGAACTCAGAAGCTGTGAAGcgaagaaggaggaggaaataacgtTGGTTGTTTTAGACGGCTTTGACTTTCACCTGAGGAATCAGCTTCAAGACCCCCGCGAGAGGAAGAAGGTGCTCAGCGGACTGACGCAGAAGCTCGTCGAAATCGCGAACTGCGGTGCAGCCGTGCTAGTCACGAATCACCTGTCTATGAAGCCCAGCTACAGCGATCCGTCGTCCCTTGTGATTGCTCCAGCTTTGGGACAGGGTTTTGGGCACGAGTGTGCCTACAGGGCAACATTCGTGGGAGAGGATGGTCTCTATAAAGCTATTTTTTACAAAGCGCCAACGTTCGGACGGACCATGGTGTTGTTTAGAATACAGCGTGATGGAATTGTTGAAGAGACTGACGGCTTTTAAATACGACGGGCATGAGCCTACATGAGCGTCGTGGGTACATACAAGTCTTACATGTGATATGCTCCACTATTTTAACCTTGTGGTTTAACTATGCTATCATACACATCATACAAAATTTTATCATTTGCCTTCTGTGACACGTTTATCTTGCAAATGGTCGCGGAATAATTTTTCTTGTGCATGGCTTCCGTGGAAAGACTGAAGTTTTCAATTTATACTGCAGCAGAAATTGCATTTGGATGTGCATTGCACAGAACTAGTGCAGCATGCCTTGTGCACTACCTTCCAAAAGCTGTTTTATTCTATCTTATTTGTTGTGTTGCATTCGTTTGACAAACACATGCTGACTGAACTTTTCGATCTCCTttgctgtgctgaaatagcaagTTCAAGGGACAGCATATTTGAGTGAAATTAACTCTGAAACTATAGAAACCTTGGAATCCCCAGTCCTGTAAACTTTTGTGGGTGACGACTGTATTATTGGCATCAAAGGAAATGCGAGCAGGGAAGTGCAAGCACAAAGCATTACTGAAGGTATGTGCTCACCGTCGGCCATACATTTGTAGAAACAGATGCACACGTCTGGTTTACCCACAGGTTGCTTGCCACGCTGCGATAGCCTTGCCTCTGTTTTCTTCGTTTTTCGTTTTGCTTTTTAATAACTTGCCatggttgcctagtggctatggtgttgggctgctaagcacgaagtcgcaggattgaatcctggccacggtggccgcatttgatgggggcaaaatgcgagaacacccatgtgctcagatttaggtgcacgttaaagaccccgtCAGGTCGTccatatttccggagtcccccactacagtgtgcctcataatgtgACCGTGgttctggcaaaaaaaagaaaaaagctttttaatggaagaaaacagaagcaagctaTTGCAGTAGTGTGAGAATCCTCGCACCTTGAGGCATGCCGAATGTGTGCAGTTGTCTCTGGTAAAAAATAACAGATAGCCCACTCTGTACCTTCAGCTTTCCTTTCTGTGCTTAATTTGACAGTGGTActcacacacatgcatacatcatcctaaattttttttctccaaaacTGTACTTGCATATTTTATTCCTCGAATCAATACCTGTCCTCAAAGTCTTCGGTTTCTGTTTGCTTACATCACTAAGGAAAGAATGGTGAATGAAGCTGTTCCTGATTCCTAATCGGGAATTCCAGGCTGTGCTAATTTAATGATAGAATCACTggatttggcacataaaatcGGCAGCAGAGAACTGTTTGGACAGCAGTGGCATTTTCTaatttcacaggtgcaaacaGTTTACATTCTTAAAAGTTCACAAGCCTTTTTGATAAACAATACTTTTTATGACTTGAGAAGTGTTGATTGGCACGCATCCTGTTATAACACTAAGTCAATTTCCACATCATGCTTACATTGACTACGTGGCTTGCTGTAGAATTTACAGATTTTCACTTACCGTATCCCTTAGCATTATATTTATAACACTCTGCGAAGTACTAGTATCTATCATCATTGAAACCTCACTGATCCATTAGTGGTGGTATTACTGTTGGAACATGCTATGGTGGCTCACTGGGTATGGCATCCTGCTGAGGTAGTGGGTTCGATTTCCGGCTGCAGCAGCTGTGGTTCGATGGGGTGGAAtacaagaacgctcgtgcacATTTATCAGCAACCGGTAGTTGAAATTAACCTGAAGCCCCCCAACTCACTAGCTTGTATATTGCTTTGCGACGTTAAACCAAAATATTTGGTTTGATCACCCTATCGGAAAAGTTGCTGTACAAGCCATCAGTTTTCTGACATTCTAAGGGTTTTCTAATGTGGACGACACAATGTATTGCCGCAAATAAGATGTGCGGTTAAGTTAATAATGTCTCCGACCAAAAGGTGGCATTTGTGTAGACCTCATGTTTCGGAGTCAACTTGGCTCCTTCCTCAGTGGTTAAACTACAGATTAtgttaaaatgaaactttttcATGGTACTTTATAATAGGTGGAGTGGAAAGAGAATATCACTTGGGATGGTAAACTTGCTTTCTGATGTATAATTGATTGACAGGAAATGTGGGGGAGAGAAGAGGCATTGAACAAGGGATGAAAATGTTGGTACTTAAGACGAGAGGCTGCTGTTGTTAGGCCGCAGtggatttttgtttcctttttgctGAGGGATGATTGGAATTAGCCTAACCGCATGGGTAATTCAGTGTGAATGTTTAGCTTCCTTGTACTACTGTTGTTGCGCGAGAATTCAATCATGGCATGAACACTGTTCCAACTTCGATGCTCTTGCGTGTGATAGTATCAAAGGCAACTCTGGAtgcttttaaagggacactaaagagacaCACTAAAAAAGTCCGGACTTATAAAGCAGTCTTTCAAAGCTCTGCTTTCATTAATTTCAATGATAGTTGATTATTAGAAAAGAGAGTAGAGCTAAAAGTTCCATTTTGAGCATTTCGCATGGAAGCCTCAGCACCAATATGTCAGCGTGATGTCTTGGATATTGAAATATTTATTAATTGGGCCATTACAGCTCAACAGAAGTTCCTGAAACTTACGAAGTTCATTCTTTGACTTTCTTAGAATATACTGTAATGAGGTGTTAACTTGGGCCAGCTGGTACATGTCTAAAAAATGAAATGAGTAACAGTAAAAAAAATGGGACATACAGACTGAGACAGATGAAGTGCTCGGgggaatacaatgtagtccatctttaaaTCTAGTCAAATTCAATGTAGTCAAATGTAATGTAGTGCATCTTTAAAGATGAAAAATTAACTAGGCCCCATCATATGCGGTCGAAATTCATGGCATCACAGCAAGCTGGGGCATTCACCTCAAGGCAGCAGTGCCATCCGTCTGTCGTCCTTGAGTACTTTCTCGTTTACCAAGCCTCTTCTCGTGATATTACTGAATTTCTTGGTATTGTTGAAAGGTAACACTAGTTTACTAATGCAGCTCAATGCATTTTTCTGTTTACTGTCCCTTTAATATTGTACTAATTTTTGAGGTGCCCTATTAGGCCAAGTCTACCTATGCCTCTCTGCCAACTGAAACTGTCACAAAGAACACCTTTTTACTCTAGCACACACATAAGATTTGCAATTCCTTCGAGAAGAAAGCGAAGTCGTGAAACTGTGCTGCATAGACTGAGACTTGGGGTAATGTTTACTCGCCATTACCTTCATATGATGGGTTGGAAAAACGGCCTCAACTGTCGGGAATGTAAGAACCCGAAGGCAGTCTCGCACGTCACCTGGGACTGCTCTGGTTTCAACCTAGAGTGCAGCACATAATGCAAAACTTCTTGTTTGAGCAGCAGGCTTCTTTTAAAGGAGATTCTGAGGGTGTATAACGGCACTCAAAGCATACTGTGAGCATCCAATACGCTATTCACATATTTAACAGAGAACCTCACCTCCAGGCTTTGTCCGCTATGCACATTGCATGTACCCTTcatggtggcttagcagctatggtgttgtacagctgagcacaaggtcgtgggatcaaatcctggccgtggcggccgtatttcaacggaggcaaaatgcgaaaatgccAGTGTCatgtgcattgggggcatgttaaagatccacaagttgtcaaaattaatccggagtccccattacggcgtgcttcataatcatattgtcgctttggcacataaaaccccagaatttaacaTTGCATGTGTACGTGATCACTGTACATACCCACATCATTGACATCCACAccatctttctttcccttttccctATGTAATGTGGCAGGCCAATGACAAAGCTCTTCAGGCTGACCTCTCTGCTTTTCTTACATTCAAAATATATTTATCTCTCTTGTCTATCGACTGAAGTAAAAGTTTGAGATTTGGCAAATCCCATGGTTACGTAGAAACCGGCatgagcgaagctttctttcatgTTTGTGCAAATGCTATGGAAACATAACGCTAGTGCTAAAAATTTATGTGCGAAATGATGCAAATGTAGTGTAAATTTCCACAAATGTGACACTCTGGTCCCATTTTGTTCACCTCGCTTTCATCATATTCCGTCAGTTGAGTGTGCCCAGCTTCCTCCGCTTTCTGTTGCAGACATCTTCCCTTCTCTGTAGCTCAACACCCCCTGCTCAGTGTATGCTCGGGTCCCATTTTGTTTACTTCACCTTTTTTCTTCCCGCTCAGCTGCTTCTGCTTACAATTCTTTCTTCACTTCTGTGTTGTCAACTTCCTTAGTTTTGTCTTGCCGACTTCTTCACAACTTGCCTGTTGCTCTTCTCGTCTAATCGAGCACATACTCGGTGGGATGTACCCTGTCtgctttgtgccattaaacccaaactaactaactaaccctGTCTGGAGTATTGCCCAAGAATGGGTGCATACACTGCATCACATGTCTATTTGCATGTACCCAGTGGCCTAAGTTGTTTTCCTATCAAGACAACACCTGCCAAGAGGGAGGGACAGGCAAAGAAAACATAGCACTAACAATTTTTCCTTTGTAGAGAACAGTTGGATGTCATTTTGAATTAATATGAGCTTATGTCAAACTTCTTTCAATGTGTGTTCATCATCAGGCTACTTAAGTATACTGCAGGACATTGACCTCCCTTCGATGTCTAATCTGTAAAGGTGTGATGAATGATAAAACAGGAGAGGGGGCACAACAGTGGTGTAGGCCGGTTCAGTATTGTGCTGACCATCTAAAAAGGCACAAGTGCTAACTCAGGCTCATCTCTTCTTTGCCTTTAGTCAGATAAACTATCTCTCCAGTTAACCATGTCCTGCATCAGCCGGTGCTATCCTAGAACTGCAAGTTTCATTTCATTATTCTATGTAATCTTTTGCAGACTCCAACAATCATTTCCTCATTTTGGCATCTGTTATGGTTTCTACAATAAATAATGAATTCTTATCCATTTTATGCATTTCATTGTCGCTAATGGATTATAATGCATTAGCGGTTTCTAAACAAAAAAATTAAGTAGAGC
It includes:
- the LOC135918900 gene encoding DNA repair protein RAD51 homolog 3-like; its protein translation is MSKRDFCSLILPQRVRKRLQEASIEDDDDLVASGPSFTAEAALVLERRRETPIFTFNTASDCLKRNENLHRIATWVPSIDAMLDGGIPRRKIIEVTGAAGTGKTQFCMQVTASNELSKKSTVYVDSKGGFTIARYKEILAGTSRRQECALDPCGGASLRYTLCDSWQQLVSTVWLLPDELRSCEAKKEEEITLVVLDGFDFHLRNQLQDPRERKKVLSGLTQKLVEIANCGAAVLVTNHLSMKPSYSDPSSLVIAPALGQGFGHECAYRATFVGEDGLYKAIFYKAPTFGRTMVLFRIQRDGIVEETDGF